From the Gallaecimonas kandeliae genome, one window contains:
- a CDS encoding AAA family ATPase: MPSTRLHFFCGKAGAGKSTLAKRLAAEPGHLLLSEDDWLAALFGPELKSLADYGRFAPRLRTALKGHLLALLDQGLSLVLDFPLNTRASRAWARELAEEAGLPHQLHYLDQPEVLCLDRVLERNARGEHPFAPTQAQFAALCSYFEAPDAAEGFCLVHHP; encoded by the coding sequence ATGCCCTCAACAAGACTGCACTTTTTCTGTGGCAAGGCCGGGGCCGGCAAGTCCACCCTGGCCAAGCGCCTGGCGGCAGAGCCGGGCCACCTGCTGCTGAGCGAAGACGACTGGCTGGCCGCCCTCTTCGGCCCCGAGCTTAAGAGCCTGGCCGATTACGGCCGTTTTGCCCCCAGGCTGCGCACGGCGCTCAAGGGCCACCTGCTGGCGCTGTTGGACCAGGGGCTGAGCCTGGTGCTGGACTTCCCCTTGAACACCCGTGCCAGCCGGGCCTGGGCAAGGGAACTGGCAGAAGAAGCCGGCCTGCCCCACCAACTGCATTACCTGGACCAGCCAGAGGTCCTCTGCCTGGACAGGGTGCTCGAGCGCAATGCCAGGGGCGAGCATCCCTTTGCCCCCACCCAGGCCCAGTTCGCCGCCCTGTGCAGCTACTTCGAAGCACCGGACGCCGCAGAAGGTTTTTGCCTGGTTCACCACCCCTGA
- a CDS encoding DUF3413 domain-containing protein yields the protein MTGQEKDGFEPRLAERISRLINWGHWFTFFNILLAMVIGSRYLIDNGLPDSFLGLLYTAATWAGHFAFLTFILYIVTLFPLSILVPLPRLIRFAGALVATLGQGVLLADTFVFGQYRLHLNGFIWDLIASGEGQILTKHYFTWMALGGLMVLIFALELTAGNYLWKRRHRFKEKRIGFNVATAFVACFFASHSLHIWADARLYYPILRQGAVFPLSYPATAKAFLASHGLLDMEDYQKRLRDAADTDSLLKLPKTLAPFEKTPKVLLVVVEGLRADALNGDVMPNLEALADGGLRFNQHFAGSNEPKDGLFSLFYGLPAVYQDAVRLGRDPSLLVQSFRDQGDALGIFASDGFKQNGLDQTAFQGLDIPHFQGSVATRDQEALNALLAWTAKQQGGYFGYLQLGAPASFSTPQDYSNPYQPDWQVVNLAELDNQSDITPVKNRYLNAVHYADGLLGQLIDKLKASGQLDDTLLLVTSDHGMEFNDNRDNSWGYNSNFSRYQTQVPLVIHWPGMTHQVINHITSHQDILPTLAGSAFGSQVPASTFSSGASLFADTGPGWVILGDFHQFAVLQNDRVLVMDKMGQYSIRDNNYQPLDQAHVRVGTLMDALKELKRFYR from the coding sequence ATGACGGGACAGGAAAAGGACGGGTTTGAACCCCGCCTGGCGGAGCGGATCTCTAGGCTCATCAACTGGGGCCACTGGTTTACTTTCTTCAATATCCTGCTGGCGATGGTGATCGGCAGCCGCTATCTCATCGACAACGGCCTGCCCGACAGCTTCCTGGGCCTGCTCTACACCGCGGCCACCTGGGCCGGGCACTTCGCCTTCCTGACCTTCATCCTCTACATCGTCACCCTCTTCCCCCTCTCGATACTGGTGCCGCTGCCAAGGCTTATCCGCTTCGCCGGTGCCCTGGTGGCCACCCTGGGGCAAGGGGTGCTGCTGGCCGATACCTTCGTGTTCGGCCAGTACCGGCTGCACCTCAACGGCTTCATCTGGGATCTCATCGCCTCAGGCGAGGGCCAGATCCTCACCAAGCACTATTTCACCTGGATGGCCCTGGGGGGCCTGATGGTGCTGATCTTTGCCCTGGAGCTGACGGCCGGTAACTACCTCTGGAAGCGGCGCCACCGCTTCAAGGAAAAGCGTATCGGCTTCAACGTGGCCACCGCCTTCGTGGCCTGTTTCTTCGCCTCCCACAGCCTGCACATCTGGGCCGACGCCAGGCTCTATTACCCCATACTGCGCCAAGGCGCCGTCTTCCCCCTGTCCTACCCCGCCACCGCCAAGGCCTTCCTGGCCAGCCACGGCCTGCTGGACATGGAGGACTACCAGAAGCGGTTGCGTGACGCGGCCGACACCGACAGCCTGCTGAAGCTGCCCAAGACCCTGGCGCCGTTCGAGAAGACTCCCAAGGTGCTGCTGGTGGTAGTGGAAGGGCTGAGGGCCGACGCCCTCAACGGCGATGTGATGCCGAACCTCGAGGCCCTGGCCGATGGCGGCCTGCGCTTCAACCAGCATTTTGCCGGTTCCAACGAACCCAAGGACGGCCTCTTCAGCCTCTTCTACGGCCTGCCTGCCGTCTACCAGGATGCGGTGCGCCTGGGCCGTGACCCTTCGCTGCTGGTGCAAAGCTTCCGCGACCAGGGGGACGCCCTCGGCATCTTCGCCTCAGACGGCTTCAAGCAGAATGGCCTCGACCAGACCGCCTTCCAGGGCCTGGACATACCCCACTTCCAGGGCAGTGTCGCCACCCGCGACCAGGAAGCCCTCAACGCCCTGCTGGCCTGGACCGCCAAGCAGCAAGGGGGTTACTTCGGCTACCTGCAGCTGGGCGCCCCGGCCAGCTTCTCCACCCCCCAGGACTACAGCAACCCCTACCAGCCCGACTGGCAGGTGGTGAACCTGGCGGAGCTGGACAACCAGAGCGACATCACGCCGGTCAAGAACCGCTATCTCAATGCCGTCCATTACGCCGACGGCCTGCTGGGCCAGCTGATCGACAAGCTCAAGGCCAGCGGCCAGCTGGACGACACCTTGCTGCTGGTCACCTCGGATCACGGCATGGAGTTCAACGACAACCGTGACAACAGCTGGGGCTACAACTCCAACTTCAGCCGCTACCAGACCCAGGTGCCCCTGGTGATCCACTGGCCGGGCATGACCCACCAAGTGATCAACCATATCACCAGCCACCAGGACATACTGCCGACCCTGGCCGGCAGCGCCTTCGGCAGCCAGGTGCCGGCCAGCACCTTCAGCTCAGGGGCCAGCCTCTTTGCCGATACGGGCCCCGGCTGGGTGATCCTCGGTGACTTCCACCAGTTCGCCGTGCTGCAGAACGACAGGGTGCTGGTGATGGACAAGATGGGCCAGTACAGCATCCGCGACAACAACTACCAGCCCCTGGATCAGGCCCATGTGCGGGTCGGCACCCTGATGGATGCCCTCAAGGAGCTGAAACGCTTCTACCGCTGA
- a CDS encoding DUF1414 domain-containing protein encodes MPFQSKYDPERITHLSTEILALLAREKTPVDLGLMVLGNVLSNLVNDNLPAGKRAALVKQFAKTLEQSVVTGHH; translated from the coding sequence ATGCCCTTTCAATCCAAATACGACCCCGAGCGGATCACCCACCTTTCCACCGAGATCCTGGCCCTGCTGGCCAGGGAGAAGACCCCCGTGGACCTGGGGCTGATGGTGCTGGGCAATGTGCTTAGCAATCTGGTCAACGACAACCTGCCTGCAGGCAAACGCGCCGCCCTGGTCAAGCAATTTGCCAAGACCTTGGAACAAAGCGTGGTGACCGGGCACCATTGA